A genomic window from Cetobacterium somerae ATCC BAA-474 includes:
- the tpx gene encoding thiol peroxidase yields the protein MERKDVITFGGSPLTLVGKEVIVGDVAPNFTVTKTDLSPLSLNDLKGKTVVISAMPSIDTPVCEMQTIRFNKEAAKLEDVIILTISMDLPFALNRFCGAKDIKNAITTSDYKDREFSHNYGLYIKELGLTSRAVIIIDKNGKIAYTEYLKEITEEPNYDAALEALKKL from the coding sequence ATGGAAAGAAAAGACGTTATTACATTTGGTGGAAGTCCTTTAACATTAGTTGGAAAAGAGGTTATTGTTGGAGATGTTGCACCTAACTTTACTGTTACAAAAACTGATTTATCACCTCTTTCTCTAAACGATTTAAAAGGAAAGACTGTAGTTATTTCAGCTATGCCATCTATTGATACACCTGTTTGTGAAATGCAAACTATCAGATTTAATAAAGAAGCTGCAAAGTTAGAGGATGTTATTATCTTAACTATTTCTATGGATTTACCTTTTGCTTTAAACAGATTCTGTGGAGCTAAAGATATTAAAAATGCAATAACTACTTCAGATTATAAAGATAGAGAGTTTTCTCATAACTATGGACTATATATTAAAGAACTTGGATTAACTTCAAGAGCTGTAATTATTATAGATAAAAATGGTAAAATTGCTTACACTGAGTATTTAAAAGAGATTACTGAAGAGCCTAATTATGACGCTGCTTTAGAAGCTTTAAAAAAATTATAA
- a CDS encoding peptidylprolyl isomerase: MKEVKLNAKIVTPRGDINLVLFPEVAPVTVLNFAHLAMRGYYNGIKFHRVIEDFMIQGGDPTGTGTGGPGYQFIDEFKEGVVFDKKGILAMANAGPETNGSQFFITHVETPWLNYKHTIFGEVVSEADQKVVDSVKQGDIIERIEITGDVEEFLKNEENAEFTAQMDEILDSQFPNLVQY, encoded by the coding sequence ATGAAAGAAGTAAAATTAAACGCAAAAATAGTTACACCAAGAGGAGATATTAACTTAGTTCTTTTCCCAGAAGTAGCACCAGTAACAGTATTAAACTTTGCGCACTTAGCAATGAGAGGATACTATAATGGTATTAAATTTCATAGAGTAATTGAAGACTTTATGATTCAAGGTGGAGATCCAACAGGAACAGGAACAGGTGGACCAGGATATCAATTTATAGATGAGTTTAAAGAAGGAGTAGTTTTTGATAAAAAAGGAATATTAGCAATGGCTAATGCTGGACCAGAAACAAATGGATCACAATTCTTTATAACTCATGTTGAGACACCTTGGTTAAACTACAAGCATACAATTTTTGGTGAAGTTGTATCTGAAGCTGACCAAAAAGTTGTAGACTCAGTAAAGCAAGGAGATATCATTGAGAGAATTGAGATTACAGGAGATGTAGAAGAGTTCTTAAAAAATGAGGAGAATGCTGAATTTACAGCTCAAATGGATGAAATCTTAGATTCTCAATTTCCAAATTTAGTACAATACTAA
- a CDS encoding NusG domain II-containing protein, which produces MKKQKKYFRKGDVVVYTILISIFSVLGFQITKFKASDAASAEVYVNNQLKYVYPLQTEEKDIFVPTDIGGVNVKIKDKKIRVTTSNSPLKLNVKQGWIGQPGEVIIGVPDRLIIKVVGKTNERSDDVDFVIK; this is translated from the coding sequence GTGAAAAAACAAAAAAAATATTTTAGAAAAGGGGATGTAGTAGTTTATACAATACTAATTAGTATATTTTCTGTACTAGGATTTCAAATAACAAAATTTAAAGCCTCAGATGCTGCGAGTGCTGAGGTTTATGTAAATAATCAGTTAAAGTATGTATATCCATTACAAACAGAAGAAAAAGATATTTTTGTTCCAACTGATATAGGTGGAGTAAATGTAAAAATAAAAGATAAAAAAATAAGAGTTACAACTTCAAATTCTCCGTTAAAATTGAATGTAAAACAAGGTTGGATAGGACAACCAGGAGAGGTTATAATTGGAGTTCCTGATCGATTAATAATTAAGGTTGTTGGAAAAACAAATGAACGATCAGACGATGTAGACTTTGTAATAAAATAA
- a CDS encoding alpha-hydroxy-acid oxidizing protein, with amino-acid sequence MDIKEIKKNAKERMKDFCILCAECNGRWCAGKVPGMGGAVSGGSFQRSYEKLKEVKVAMRTLHGVTDPKLKRNFFGEELSFPAMIAPITGTKFNMGGYVSDEEYSNDIVFGAIDAGTIAMIGDTGDPNCFQVGIDAIKRANGKGIAIIKPRENSEIIKRIRLAEEAGAIAVGIDVDGAGLVTMKLFNQPVGPKTLSDLKEIISSTKLPVIIKGILTVDEAKICVEAGASAIVVSNHGGRCLNETFAPAEVLQEISQAVGNNITILADGAVREGVDILKYLALGADGVLIGRPIIWGSIGGRQEGVKVTLETFKSQLYQSMILSGADDVKNSKNFSCILYTKKV; translated from the coding sequence ATGGATATAAAAGAGATTAAAAAAAATGCAAAGGAAAGAATGAAAGATTTTTGTATATTATGTGCAGAGTGTAACGGCCGATGGTGTGCAGGAAAAGTTCCTGGAATGGGTGGAGCTGTTAGTGGTGGTAGTTTTCAAAGATCATATGAAAAATTAAAAGAAGTTAAAGTTGCAATGAGAACTTTACATGGAGTAACTGATCCTAAATTAAAGCGTAACTTCTTTGGAGAAGAGTTATCTTTTCCAGCTATGATTGCTCCTATAACTGGAACAAAGTTCAATATGGGTGGATATGTTAGTGATGAAGAATACTCTAACGATATCGTATTTGGAGCTATTGATGCTGGGACTATAGCTATGATTGGAGATACAGGAGACCCTAACTGTTTTCAAGTAGGAATTGATGCAATAAAAAGAGCTAATGGTAAAGGTATTGCTATAATTAAACCTAGAGAAAATTCTGAAATCATAAAAAGAATAAGATTAGCTGAAGAAGCTGGAGCTATCGCTGTTGGAATTGATGTAGATGGTGCTGGTCTTGTTACAATGAAATTATTTAATCAACCTGTAGGTCCAAAAACTTTAAGTGATTTAAAAGAGATTATTTCATCAACAAAGCTTCCAGTTATCATAAAAGGAATTCTAACTGTTGATGAAGCTAAAATATGTGTTGAAGCTGGAGCTTCTGCTATTGTTGTTTCTAATCACGGTGGGCGTTGTTTAAACGAAACTTTTGCTCCCGCTGAAGTTTTACAAGAAATATCTCAAGCTGTAGGTAATAATATAACTATCTTAGCCGATGGAGCAGTAAGAGAAGGAGTGGATATTCTTAAATATCTAGCACTTGGAGCTGATGGAGTTTTAATTGGTCGTCCTATAATTTGGGGATCTATTGGAGGTAGGCAAGAAGGAGTTAAAGTTACCCTTGAAACATTCAAAAGCCAACTTTATCAAAGTATGATACTAAGCGGTGCTGATGATGTTAAAAATTCTAAAAATTTTTCTTGCATTTTATACACTAAAAAAGTATAA
- a CDS encoding NAD(P)/FAD-dependent oxidoreductase, whose product MNEFDLIVVGGGPGGIFTAITAAERGFKVALLEKNKRIGNKILVAGSGKCNLTHTGKPKDFSDKYGQNGKFLKEALNKYSPEMLKMFFKENGLPLVLVEETGKYFPETFSSLDVVDLLKRKMLTLGIKIIEGIKIEGIQKNLEIFSIFTDKGLYKCDNLVLATGGKSYPGVGTTGDGYVMAKELGHKIVPPKPALSPIYVRDYFFQELSGISFQNVKITIWKENKKVIEKKGAVLLTHTNFSGPGILDNSRFVESESQLEINYIGKEYEILNKELIEEMNKDGKKTIKKVLSYYFLPERFIKTILSILEISEELKMAELSKEKRESLVKLLTSNKMEITKVGSFEMAMVTRGGVSLDEVNAKTMESKKIQGLYLVGELLDVDGDTGGYNIQAACSTGVLAGKSMRKKERE is encoded by the coding sequence ATGAATGAATTTGATTTAATAGTAGTTGGAGGAGGACCGGGAGGAATTTTTACAGCTATTACAGCAGCAGAAAGAGGCTTTAAAGTAGCTCTTTTAGAAAAAAATAAACGTATAGGAAATAAAATATTGGTAGCAGGGAGCGGAAAATGTAATTTAACTCACACTGGAAAGCCTAAAGATTTTTCTGATAAATATGGACAAAATGGAAAATTTTTAAAAGAGGCTTTAAATAAATACTCTCCAGAGATGTTAAAGATGTTTTTTAAAGAAAATGGGTTACCTTTAGTTTTAGTTGAAGAAACTGGAAAATATTTTCCTGAAACATTTAGTTCTTTAGATGTTGTAGATCTTTTAAAAAGAAAGATGTTGACTTTAGGCATTAAAATAATAGAGGGAATAAAAATAGAAGGTATTCAAAAAAACTTAGAGATATTTTCAATTTTTACGGATAAAGGATTATATAAGTGTGATAATTTAGTTCTAGCAACAGGTGGAAAATCTTATCCTGGAGTTGGAACAACAGGAGATGGATATGTGATGGCTAAGGAACTAGGGCATAAAATTGTACCGCCAAAACCAGCACTAAGTCCTATATATGTGAGAGATTATTTTTTTCAAGAACTTTCTGGAATAAGTTTTCAAAATGTTAAAATTACTATTTGGAAAGAAAATAAAAAAGTTATAGAAAAAAAAGGAGCTGTTTTATTGACGCATACAAATTTTAGTGGTCCTGGAATATTGGATAATTCAAGATTTGTTGAAAGTGAAAGTCAGTTAGAGATTAATTATATTGGAAAAGAGTATGAAATTTTAAATAAAGAGCTAATCGAAGAGATGAATAAAGATGGTAAAAAAACAATAAAGAAAGTTTTATCTTATTATTTTTTACCTGAAAGATTTATAAAAACTATATTGTCTATTTTAGAAATAAGTGAAGAGTTAAAAATGGCAGAACTTTCAAAAGAAAAAAGAGAGAGTCTAGTAAAATTATTAACTTCAAATAAGATGGAGATAACAAAAGTTGGAAGTTTTGAGATGGCTATGGTAACAAGAGGAGGAGTCTCTTTAGATGAGGTAAATGCTAAAACTATGGAATCTAAAAAAATACAAGGTCTTTATTTAGTTGGAGAACTTTTAGATGTCGATGGAGATACAGGTGGATATAATATTCAAGCAGCATGTTCTACTGGAGTTTTAGCTGGAAAATCTATGAGAAAAAAGGAGAGAGAATAA
- a CDS encoding phosphatidylserine decarboxylase, whose product MNFDKINYIERKTGEIKTEIPPGEGFLKFLYYNPLGKLPLNLVVRKKFLTDYYGKKMSEKSSIEKIKPFVEENSINMNESKKRVEEFTSFNDFFIRELKEGAREIAGDENILVSPADGKILIFNNLKETTKFFLKGDEFTLEEFLMDKEEAKKFQGGTMVIIRLAPVDYHRFHFPADGIIGESKLIDGYYYSVSPYAIKKNFRVYCENKREVSILKTEKFGEIVLSEIGATMVGGIKQTYRPNTLVKKGEEKGYFFFGGSSCVLLFQENKVDFDKDILENSSKGLETKVYMGEKIGKAK is encoded by the coding sequence ATGAATTTTGATAAAATTAATTATATTGAGAGGAAAACTGGGGAAATAAAAACAGAAATTCCACCTGGAGAAGGATTTTTAAAGTTTTTATATTATAATCCCTTAGGAAAATTACCTCTAAATTTAGTTGTTAGAAAAAAATTTTTAACAGATTATTATGGAAAAAAGATGTCTGAAAAATCATCTATAGAAAAAATAAAGCCTTTTGTAGAAGAGAATTCTATAAATATGAATGAGTCAAAAAAAAGAGTTGAAGAATTTACATCTTTTAATGATTTTTTTATAAGAGAGCTAAAAGAGGGAGCAAGAGAAATAGCTGGAGATGAAAATATATTAGTATCTCCTGCAGATGGAAAAATATTAATTTTTAATAATTTAAAAGAAACAACAAAATTTTTTTTAAAGGGAGATGAATTTACATTAGAAGAATTTCTAATGGATAAAGAGGAAGCTAAAAAATTTCAAGGTGGAACAATGGTAATTATAAGACTTGCACCAGTAGATTATCATAGATTTCATTTTCCTGCAGATGGAATAATAGGTGAATCTAAATTAATAGATGGATATTATTATTCTGTATCTCCTTATGCAATAAAAAAGAACTTTAGAGTTTATTGCGAAAATAAAAGGGAGGTTTCAATTTTAAAGACTGAAAAGTTTGGTGAAATAGTTTTAAGTGAAATTGGAGCTACGATGGTTGGTGGAATAAAACAAACATACAGACCAAATACTTTAGTAAAAAAAGGTGAAGAAAAAGGATATTTCTTCTTTGGAGGGTCGTCGTGTGTATTACTTTTCCAAGAAAATAAGGTTGATTTTGATAAAGATATTTTAGAAAATAGTAGTAAAGGACTAGAAACTAAAGTATATATGGGTGAAAAAATAGGAAAAGCTAAGTAG
- the mgsA gene encoding methylglyoxal synthase yields MIIVKLMEVKMKKIALIAHDNMKPEMVSFAKKYEHILAKYPLVSTGTTGLRIMEATNLQIQRFKSGPIGGDQQIGAEVATDNIAAVLFFRDPLTSQPHEPDISALIRVSDVHKVPIATNLASAELLIVGLDK; encoded by the coding sequence ATGATTATAGTAAAACTTATGGAGGTCAAAATGAAAAAAATAGCATTAATCGCTCACGACAACATGAAACCAGAAATGGTTAGCTTTGCGAAAAAATATGAGCACATCTTGGCAAAATACCCTCTTGTTTCAACTGGTACAACTGGACTTAGAATTATGGAGGCAACTAACTTACAAATTCAACGCTTCAAATCAGGACCTATAGGTGGCGATCAACAAATTGGTGCCGAAGTAGCTACTGATAATATCGCAGCTGTTTTATTTTTTAGAGATCCTTTAACATCTCAACCACACGAACCTGATATCTCAGCACTTATTAGAGTTTCTGATGTTCATAAAGTTCCAATTGCTACAAATTTAGCTTCTGCTGAATTGCTTATTGTTGGTTTAGATAAATGA
- a CDS encoding AI-2E family transporter, whose product MKKGYLHLFIVGLLLILIQTFFQYNEAFNSIVGQMVSSVTPFIYAIFIAILVSPLVKIFENKVKMKRSWAIGISLMIVFLVIIELVLIIVPNIINSVTDLIDKFPTMLTSLSSNTEHLIDFLKEKDLLFFDPKEIENNLIKFTRTNLGNFKNLAFGLGAGVLRSLMGVINFFIGVFISLYLMYSKEYFMEFLENVFLLFTTKSKAKYGVDFVRKVNDVFLKYILGRILTSAVVGFLVFLVLFIAKVPYALLSGVMVGIGNMIPYVGSIVAGTIATFLILLAAPLKVVYLFIAIGVGQAVDGFIIGPKIMEESVGMSSFWTIVAVMVCGSFFGPLGMFLGVPVFVIIKFIYLECLKKRSE is encoded by the coding sequence ATGAAAAAAGGATATCTACATTTATTTATAGTTGGATTATTATTGATTTTAATTCAAACTTTTTTTCAATATAACGAAGCTTTCAATTCTATTGTAGGGCAAATGGTAAGTTCTGTGACTCCATTTATATATGCTATTTTTATAGCTATATTAGTAAGTCCACTTGTGAAAATTTTTGAAAATAAAGTAAAAATGAAAAGATCATGGGCAATTGGAATAAGTTTAATGATAGTTTTTCTGGTTATAATTGAGTTAGTTTTAATTATAGTTCCAAATATAATAAATAGTGTAACCGATTTAATTGATAAGTTTCCAACTATGCTAACAAGCTTAAGTTCTAACACTGAGCACTTAATAGATTTTTTAAAAGAAAAAGATTTATTATTTTTTGATCCTAAAGAGATAGAAAATAATTTAATAAAATTTACAAGAACTAATTTAGGAAACTTTAAAAATTTAGCATTTGGATTAGGAGCTGGGGTTTTAAGAAGTTTAATGGGAGTAATTAACTTTTTTATTGGAGTTTTTATCTCTCTTTATTTAATGTATAGTAAAGAATATTTTATGGAGTTTTTAGAAAATGTTTTTTTACTTTTTACTACAAAATCAAAAGCAAAATATGGTGTAGATTTTGTTAGAAAAGTAAACGATGTATTTTTAAAATATATTTTAGGAAGAATATTGACATCTGCAGTTGTAGGGTTTTTAGTGTTTTTAGTTCTTTTTATAGCAAAAGTACCATATGCTCTTTTAAGTGGAGTTATGGTAGGAATAGGAAATATGATTCCATATGTGGGATCGATAGTAGCTGGAACAATAGCTACGTTCTTGATATTATTGGCAGCTCCATTAAAAGTAGTGTATCTTTTTATAGCTATTGGAGTAGGACAAGCTGTAGATGGATTTATAATTGGTCCAAAAATAATGGAAGAATCTGTTGGAATGAGTAGTTTCTGGACCATTGTAGCAGTAATGGTTTGTGGAAGTTTCTTTGGACCTTTAGGAATGTTTTTAGGAGTACCAGTATTTGTAATTATAAAATTTATATATTTAGAGTGTTTAAAAAAAAGGAGTGAATAG
- a CDS encoding nicotinate phosphoribosyltransferase: MGRERVLTDFAKVINSDRYQYTESDIFLMENMEEKEAIFDMYFRKTEDGGFAVVSGVQEVIELIEILNETSEDEKREYFSKIIEEKHLLEYLVKMKFTGNLYAMRDGEIVYPNEPIISIKAPLIQAKILETPILNLMNMQLAIATKASRITRAAHPIPVSSFGSRRAHGFDSAVSGTKASIIGGCLSHSNIVTEYKYGVQSVGTMAHSFIQAFGVGALAEKKAFDTFIKHRRERKANSLILLIDTYNTLGIGLKNAIQSFKDNGIDDSYKGNYGIRIDSGDLAYLSKKCRKELDAAGLKKAKIFLTNSLNESLIKSLKEQGACVDIFGVGDAIAVSKSNPCFGGVYKIVEIDYKPVIKLSEDVIKISNPGFKEVYRIYDKEGFAYADLITLVNNDSDKEKLLRGEDLLIRDEKYEFKSSLLKKGEYSYKKITREFVKNGVVMEESSQLMDVLNSRDYYLESLNKISEERKRLENPHQYKIDLSKDLLELKYNLIKEIKSQIN; encoded by the coding sequence ATGGGGAGAGAAAGAGTTTTAACAGATTTTGCAAAAGTTATTAATTCAGATAGGTATCAATATACAGAAAGTGATATTTTTCTAATGGAAAATATGGAAGAGAAAGAAGCTATATTTGATATGTATTTCAGAAAAACTGAAGATGGTGGTTTTGCTGTTGTATCGGGAGTTCAAGAAGTAATTGAGTTAATTGAAATTTTAAATGAAACAAGCGAGGATGAAAAAAGGGAGTATTTTTCTAAAATAATAGAGGAAAAACATCTATTAGAATATTTAGTAAAAATGAAGTTTACAGGGAATCTTTATGCAATGAGGGATGGAGAGATAGTTTATCCAAATGAACCTATAATTTCAATAAAAGCACCTTTGATTCAAGCTAAAATTTTAGAAACACCAATTTTAAATTTAATGAACATGCAGTTAGCTATAGCAACAAAAGCTTCAAGAATAACTAGAGCGGCACATCCAATTCCTGTAAGTTCTTTTGGAAGTAGAAGGGCACATGGATTTGATAGTGCAGTATCGGGAACTAAGGCTTCAATAATAGGAGGATGTTTATCACATTCAAATATAGTTACAGAATATAAATATGGAGTTCAAAGCGTAGGAACAATGGCGCACTCGTTTATACAAGCTTTTGGTGTTGGTGCTTTAGCTGAGAAAAAAGCATTTGATACTTTTATAAAACATAGAAGAGAAAGAAAAGCTAATTCTTTAATATTATTAATAGATACATATAATACATTAGGAATAGGATTAAAAAATGCCATTCAAAGCTTTAAAGATAATGGAATAGATGATTCTTATAAAGGAAATTATGGAATAAGAATCGACTCAGGAGATTTGGCATATTTATCAAAAAAATGTAGAAAAGAGTTAGATGCTGCAGGATTAAAAAAAGCAAAAATATTTTTAACAAACTCTTTAAATGAATCTCTAATAAAATCTTTAAAAGAACAGGGAGCTTGTGTAGATATATTTGGCGTAGGAGACGCTATTGCTGTAAGTAAGTCTAATCCATGTTTTGGAGGAGTTTATAAAATTGTAGAAATTGATTATAAACCTGTTATAAAACTTTCAGAAGACGTTATAAAAATTTCAAATCCTGGGTTTAAAGAGGTATATAGAATTTATGATAAGGAAGGATTTGCATATGCAGATTTAATAACACTTGTAAATAATGATTCTGATAAAGAAAAATTATTAAGAGGAGAAGATTTATTAATTAGAGATGAAAAATATGAATTTAAATCAAGTTTATTGAAAAAAGGAGAGTACTCATATAAAAAAATAACACGTGAATTTGTAAAAAATGGTGTTGTAATGGAAGAGAGTTCTCAACTTATGGATGTATTAAATTCAAGAGATTATTATTTGGAATCTTTAAATAAAATATCTGAAGAAAGAAAAAGATTGGAAAACCCACATCAATATAAAATAGATTTATCTAAAGATTTATTGGAATTAAAATATAATCTAATTAAAGAGATTAAAAGTCAAATAAATTAA
- a CDS encoding THUMP domain-containing class I SAM-dependent RNA methyltransferase, with protein sequence MSKKYRLIASATMGLESVVKDECKDLGFENIETFNGRVEFDGDEKDIVEANLHLRCADRVFIKMGEFKALTFDNLFENIKRLPWENIISIDGEFPISWVSSVKCKLFSKSDIQKIVKKAIVERLKVAYQTERLIETGAHYRVKIQAHNDIFLVMIDTSGEGLHKRGYRNLINEAPLKETMAAALVLLSRWKGGDRPLLDPMCGTGTIAIEAAMIARNVAPGVNRNFASEKWDIIPENLWIDLRDEAFSREDYDKEVKIYASDIDSETVEVAKLNAIRAGVEEEIEFKCMNFLELETMAEKGCIVSNPPYGDRLLDEDAVERLYGLMGDIFQMRFPKWSYYIITSYENFEKVFGKKATKNRKLYNGGIKCHYYQYYGAR encoded by the coding sequence ATGAGTAAGAAGTATAGATTAATAGCCTCAGCAACAATGGGGTTAGAGAGCGTTGTTAAAGATGAGTGTAAAGATTTAGGATTTGAAAATATTGAAACATTTAACGGAAGAGTTGAATTTGATGGAGATGAAAAAGACATTGTAGAAGCTAACTTACACTTAAGATGTGCAGATAGAGTTTTTATAAAAATGGGAGAGTTTAAAGCTCTAACTTTTGATAATTTATTTGAAAATATAAAAAGGTTACCTTGGGAAAATATAATTTCAATAGATGGAGAGTTTCCAATAAGTTGGGTAAGTTCAGTAAAATGTAAACTTTTTTCAAAATCTGATATTCAGAAAATTGTAAAAAAGGCGATAGTTGAAAGATTAAAAGTAGCATACCAAACAGAAAGACTTATTGAAACAGGAGCTCATTATAGAGTTAAGATACAAGCGCATAATGACATATTTTTAGTTATGATTGATACAAGTGGTGAAGGATTACATAAAAGAGGTTACAGAAACTTAATAAATGAAGCGCCTCTAAAGGAAACAATGGCAGCAGCTTTAGTGTTATTAAGTCGTTGGAAAGGTGGAGATAGACCTCTATTAGATCCAATGTGTGGAACAGGAACTATTGCAATAGAAGCAGCTATGATAGCAAGAAATGTAGCTCCAGGAGTAAATAGAAACTTTGCATCTGAAAAGTGGGATATAATACCTGAAAACTTATGGATTGATTTAAGAGATGAAGCGTTTTCAAGGGAAGATTATGATAAAGAAGTGAAAATATATGCTTCTGATATAGATTCTGAAACAGTTGAAGTAGCTAAATTAAATGCTATAAGAGCTGGGGTAGAAGAAGAGATTGAATTTAAATGTATGAACTTTTTAGAGTTAGAAACAATGGCAGAAAAAGGTTGCATAGTATCAAATCCACCATATGGAGATCGTTTGTTAGATGAAGATGCTGTAGAAAGATTGTATGGTCTTATGGGAGATATTTTCCAAATGAGATTCCCAAAATGGTCTTACTATATAATTACATCTTATGAAAATTTTGAAAAAGTATTTGGGAAAAAGGCCACAAAAAATAGAAAGCTATATAATGGTGGAATAAAATGTCACTATTATCAATATTATGGAGCTAGATAA
- the dtd gene encoding D-aminoacyl-tRNA deacylase has translation MRAVIQRVKHASVSVDNQITGEIKQGFLVLLGVTHTDTEKEVDWLAKKITDLRVFNDSEDKMNLGLKDVNGELLIISQFTLYGNCIKGRRPAFIDAAKPDVANELYEKFLKKCKDLGFKTEAGIFGADMKVELLNDGPVTLIIDTKDCSK, from the coding sequence ATGAGAGCTGTTATACAAAGAGTTAAGCATGCGAGTGTTAGTGTTGATAATCAAATTACTGGAGAGATCAAACAAGGATTTCTTGTGCTTTTAGGTGTTACCCATACAGATACTGAAAAGGAAGTTGATTGGTTAGCTAAAAAAATAACTGATTTAAGAGTTTTTAACGATTCTGAAGATAAAATGAACTTAGGATTAAAAGATGTTAATGGTGAACTTTTAATCATCTCTCAATTTACTCTTTATGGAAATTGTATTAAAGGACGTAGACCTGCATTTATCGATGCTGCTAAACCTGATGTGGCAAATGAATTATATGAAAAATTTCTAAAAAAATGTAAAGATCTTGGATTTAAAACTGAAGCTGGTATTTTTGGAGCTGATATGAAAGTTGAACTTTTAAATGATGGACCAGTTACTTTAATTATTGATACAAAAGATTGTTCAAAATAA
- a CDS encoding DUF368 domain-containing protein, translating to MFKNFLKGIVIGVANVLPGVSGGTLAVVLNIYDKLTEAVGNFLTASMAKKIEYAKFLSQIGLGAVIGIVAFAGVISKMYTLYPRGTTIVFLFLILPSIPVILKGEKFFKRDNLFAFFAGVICTGVFIYITKLFAGEEVIRTAASIFTLSYGIKLFFCGIVAAGAMVIPGISGSLLLMIMGEYYNILGYIKSFNILPLSFFAVGTGIGLILVSKGINILLNKYRSYTLNFIVGIIIVSLVQIIETLFI from the coding sequence ATGTTTAAAAATTTTTTAAAAGGAATAGTAATAGGAGTTGCAAATGTTTTACCTGGTGTTTCAGGAGGAACACTAGCAGTGGTGTTAAATATTTATGATAAATTAACAGAAGCAGTTGGGAATTTTTTAACAGCTTCAATGGCAAAAAAAATAGAATATGCTAAATTTTTATCGCAAATAGGATTGGGAGCAGTAATTGGAATTGTTGCATTTGCAGGAGTTATTTCTAAAATGTATACGTTGTATCCTAGAGGAACAACAATTGTTTTTCTATTTTTGATACTTCCATCAATTCCAGTAATATTAAAAGGTGAAAAATTTTTTAAAAGAGACAATCTCTTTGCTTTTTTTGCAGGAGTTATATGTACAGGGGTTTTTATATATATAACTAAGTTGTTTGCAGGAGAAGAAGTTATAAGGACAGCAGCCTCTATTTTTACATTATCTTATGGAATAAAACTTTTTTTCTGTGGAATAGTAGCAGCGGGAGCTATGGTAATACCTGGAATTTCAGGATCTTTATTACTTATGATAATGGGAGAATATTATAATATATTAGGGTATATAAAAAGTTTTAATATATTACCATTAAGTTTTTTTGCTGTAGGAACTGGAATAGGATTAATTTTAGTTTCTAAAGGGATAAATATACTACTTAATAAATATAGAAGTTATACTTTAAACTTTATAGTTGGTATAATAATAGTTTCTTTGGTACAAATAATAGAAACATTGTTTATATAA